One genomic window of Cheilinus undulatus linkage group 7, ASM1832078v1, whole genome shotgun sequence includes the following:
- the LOC121512474 gene encoding uncharacterized protein LOC121512474 yields MDASRRKTEKRRRRLPHRCLRHHVAATGSWIQKWGRQVLSMSWDRQVSSLLSVADGSVAKMRERLSAGGEDLFPSTQRVKDSDLDASAPLPRHRERPLSVTVQWSDLAALQSQLQIQRQEIQSLTQRVLTMETERDSQHCHIQKLQEEVQRLKVRGGEEWRKEVGRELSSLRGHLDRAASIENLEDSLSLKLQHLRRDVDLLKTQLRGQEEELLHLREETRESRRRGQHTYRTVEQMTDSLLSQSSDLTKVVSDTQREVQQIRSTVSRLQEQIRTLKEPLLSVHTPGASPLLSPPHRGLAPEFDSDSEDLSPTPSLDEVSSDDLSWMDHKDLTEAHQKPSPSHRSAIDPHLQDDEDDEDDIDDEELHDNAVNSDVGSDLSLNDL; encoded by the exons ATGGATGCCAGCCGCCGTAAAAccgaaaaaagaagaagaagacttcCGCATCGGTGTTTACGTCATCACGTTGCTGCGACGGGCTCCTGGATTCAAAAGTGGGGTCGTCAGGTTCTCA GTATGAGCTGGGACAGACAGGTGAGCTCCCTCCTTTCTGTGGCAGACGGCAGCGTGGCAAAGATGAGG GAGAGACTGAGCGCAGGAGGAGAAG ATTTGTTCCCATCAACACAGAGGGTCAAAGACTCTGATCTGGACgcctctgctcctcttcctcgccACAGAGAGCGCCCCCTGTCTGTCACCGTTCAGTGGTCAGACCTGGCTGCTCTGCAGTCTCAGCTGCAGATacagagacag gAGATTCAGTCTCTGACACAGCGAGTCCTCACCATGGAAACGGAGAGAGACAGTCAGCACTGCCACATCCAGAAACTACAAG AGGAGGTGCAGAGGTTGAAGGTTCGAGGGGGCGAGGAATGGAGGAAGGAGGTTGGACGAGAGCTCAGCAGTCTGCGTGGACACCTTGACAGAGCTGCATCAATAGAGAACCTGGAGGACAG tttgagCTTAAAGCTGCAACATCTCAGGAGAGATGTGGACCTGCTCAAAACACAGCTGA GGggacaggaggaggagctgcTCCACCTACGGGAGGAGACCAGAGAGAGCAGGAGACGGGGCCAACACACCTACAGA ACTGTGGAGCAGATGACAGACAGCCTCCTATCTCAAAGCAGTGATCTGACAAAGGTCGTCTCTGACACGCAGCGAGAAGTCCAACAGAtcag GTCGACAGTGTCACGGCTGCAGGAGCAGATCAGGACTCTTAAAGAACCTCTGCTGTCAGTTCACACACCAG GGGCATCCCCgctcctctctccccctcacAGAGGACTCGCACCTGAGTTTGACTCTGACTCGGAGGACTTGAGTCCGACCCCTAGTCTGGATGAGGTGAGCTCAGATGATCTGTCCTGGATGGACCACAAAGACCTTACAG AAGCCCATCAGAAGCCCAGCCCTAGTCATCGGTCTGCTATAGATCCACACCTGCAGGATGAcgaagatgatgaagatgacatTGATGATGAAGAACTCCATGACAATGCTGTGAACTCTGATGTAGGATCTGACCTGAGTCTGAACGATCTTTGA